In one Tessaracoccus palaemonis genomic region, the following are encoded:
- a CDS encoding ISL3 family transposase, which translates to MQSSILWRRLLGVDHTIIEDVDLDDQAGVLVCRVRPAKRARGRCGICRRRCPGYDAGGGRRRWRGLDLGTMKVFLEAEAPRVSCRVHGVVVASVPWARHGAGHTYEFDAQIAWLVTQCSKSAASELMRIAWRSVGSIIERYWNDLSKEQDRFAGLRRIGIDEISYKRGHKYLMVVVDHDTGRLVWAAPGRDRETLDGFFSRLAASGQAAGQDRLAMISHVTADGARFIHAAVKRHCPQAVICADPFHVVKWAGEALDTLRRQVFDHAVMQALGYSGFGGLDTLRRQVFDHAPGRRRTDQAGRRHRATGDAQAIKRARYSLWKNPEDLTENQRVKLAWIQTSHPSLFRGYLLKEALRTVFKVDPAEAPAALEAWIGWARRCRLPPFVELQRKICTYKHSILAAIEHGLSNGRIESVNTKIRLITRIAFGFHGPEPLIALAMLNLAGHKPRLPGRD; encoded by the coding sequence GTGCAGAGCTCAATCTTATGGCGTCGGCTGCTGGGTGTCGATCACACGATCATCGAGGACGTTGATCTCGATGATCAGGCCGGGGTGCTGGTGTGTCGTGTGCGGCCTGCGAAGCGGGCGAGGGGCAGGTGCGGGATCTGCCGCCGACGTTGCCCGGGCTATGACGCTGGTGGGGGTCGACGACGTTGGCGGGGCCTGGACCTGGGAACCATGAAGGTGTTCCTCGAGGCCGAAGCGCCGCGCGTGTCGTGCCGTGTCCATGGGGTGGTGGTCGCCTCGGTGCCGTGGGCCCGTCACGGGGCTGGTCACACGTACGAGTTTGATGCTCAGATCGCGTGGCTGGTCACTCAGTGCTCGAAATCGGCTGCCTCTGAGTTGATGCGGATCGCGTGGCGCAGTGTCGGCAGCATCATCGAGCGTTACTGGAATGACCTGTCGAAGGAGCAGGACCGGTTCGCGGGGCTGCGGCGGATCGGTATCGATGAGATCAGCTACAAACGGGGCCACAAGTACCTGATGGTGGTTGTTGATCATGACACCGGACGGCTGGTGTGGGCGGCCCCGGGTCGGGACCGTGAGACCCTCGACGGGTTCTTCTCCCGACTCGCCGCATCGGGTCAAGCCGCTGGTCAGGACCGGCTGGCCATGATTTCGCATGTCACTGCCGATGGGGCCAGATTCATCCACGCCGCGGTGAAACGTCACTGCCCGCAGGCGGTGATCTGTGCCGACCCGTTCCATGTGGTCAAGTGGGCTGGCGAGGCCCTCGACACCCTACGTCGACAGGTCTTCGACCACGCCGTGATGCAGGCGCTCGGGTACTCCGGTTTCGGCGGTCTCGACACCCTACGTCGACAGGTCTTCGACCACGCCCCCGGCAGACGTCGCACCGATCAGGCAGGCCGTCGTCATCGAGCCACCGGTGATGCCCAGGCCATCAAACGAGCCCGCTACTCACTCTGGAAGAACCCCGAAGACCTGACCGAGAACCAACGCGTGAAACTGGCCTGGATCCAGACCAGCCACCCCTCCCTGTTCCGCGGCTACCTGCTGAAAGAAGCACTACGCACCGTGTTCAAAGTCGATCCCGCCGAAGCACCCGCCGCGCTCGAGGCCTGGATCGGGTGGGCGAGACGCTGCCGCCTGCCACCGTTCGTCGAGCTGCAACGCAAGATCTGCACCTACAAGCACTCGATCCTGGCCGCCATCGAACACGGCCTCTCCAACGGCCGCATCGAATCGGTCAACACCAAGATCCGGCTGATCACCCGCATCGCGTTCGGCTTCCACGGCCCCGAACCCCTCATCGCCCTAGCCATGCTCAACCTCGCCGGCCACAAACCCCGCCTCCCAGGCCGAGACTGA